AGCGCGGGCCCGGCCAGCAGGCGGCCGTGGCCGGCGTTGCTGCGCGTACGCGGGTCGAGCCCGGTCCGGTCGGGCACCCGCAGCGTCCAGTCGCGGACGCCGGTCAGCGAACGCGGCAGGAACGTCAGCCCGATCAGACCGTAGTCCGGTTCGGCCTCGACGATCTCGTGGCCCAGCCCGGCGAGGGATTCCGCGAGCCGCCGCACGCTCGCTTCGACGACCGGGTCGAGCCGGGTCTTGGTGGCGGTGAACGGGATCCGCGTCGACAGCCCGATCCGCAGCCTGCCGGGTTCGCGGGTCGCCGCGGTCCGGAAGGTGTGGCCGGTGGCGGCCGCGACGTCGAGCAGCAGAGCGGCGTCTTCGACCGTGCGGGCGAGCGGGCCGAGCACGGTCAGGCCGTGGAACAGCTCGCCGCCGGTGGGGATCCGCCCGCGCTGGGTCTTGATGCCGACGAGCCCGGTCCACGCGGCGGGGATGCGCACCGAACCGGCGCCGTCGGACCCGAGCGCGGCCGCGATGGCCCCCGACGCCACCGCGGCCGCGCTCCCGCCCGAAGAACCCCCGGGGGTGTGGCCGGGGTGCCACGGGTTGCGCGTCACGCCGAAGGCGGGGCCCTCGGTGAACGGCCACTGGCCCAGCTCGGGGGTGTTCGTCTTGCCGATGATCACAGCTCCGGCTTCGCGCAGCAGCGCGACGGCGGGCGCATCGGACGTCGCGCACGGGAACTCGCCGACGCAGCCGAACGAAGTGGGCAGGCCGGTGAGGTCGACGTCGTCCTTGATCGCGACCGGCACGCCCAGCAGCGGCGCGCGCTCGCCGGCGTTCAGGCGCCGGTCCGCCTCGGCGGCTTCGGCGCGGGCTTCGTCGTCACGCAGGTGACGGAAGGCGTTGAGCGTCGGCTGGCTCGCGTGCGCGCGGCCGAGCGACGCCGCGGTGAGTTCGGCCGAGGTGATCTCGCCCGCGGCGAGCTGCGCGGCCTGGGCGGCGAGGCCCGTGAAATCGAGGCTCGTAGCGGTCATGGCGGCCCCCCGAAGGTTCTCGTTCGTTCGAACGAACGTTACCGGATACCAGCGGTCTTCGGCTACTCCCGATGAGTTTTCGCCCGCCAGGACGTCTACCCGTCCAACGACTACGTGAGGAGAAACCATGGCCACGGTGCACGCGGGCATGAGCATGTCGCTGGACGGCTTCGTCGCCGACCGCGACGGCGGTACGGCGCGGCTGTCCGGCCCCGCCGCCTCGAACGGCAGCGAGTGGATGACCGACCTGATCCGGGAGACGGGCGCGGTCGTCCTCGGCCGCCGCTCGTTCGCGATGGCCGAGGACCCGGACTGGTACGTCGGCAACTACGAGTTCCAGGTCCCGATCTTCGTCGTCACGCACACGCCGCCGGCCGTGCCGCCCAAGCAGGACGAGAACCTCACCTTCACCTTCGTGACCGACGGGGTCGCCTCGGCGGTCGAGCAGGCGCGGGCGGCCGCGGGGGAGCGGGCGGTCAAAGTGATCGGCGCGAGCGTGGTCCGGCAGACCGTGCGAGCCCGGCTGGCCGACGAACTGCACGTCCAAATCGCCCCGGTGCTGCTGGGCGCCGGGCTGCCGTTGTTCGGCGATCCCGGGCTCGACGGCGTCACGCTCCGGCGGGTCGGCGTGCGCGAGGTCGGGCCGCACACCGAGCTCCGCTTCAAAGTGCTTTAGTGGTGGGAAAGCGAGCCTGGAGGGCCGATGACGTTCGAATTCGCCGGATTCCCGGATGCCGCGCTGGCCGCGATCCCCCGCGTCGACCTGGGCGGCTGGCCGACGCCGCTGGACGCGGCGCCCCGGCTCGGCGAAGCACTCGGCCTCACCAACCTGTGGCTCAAGCGCGACGACGTCCACCCGCTCGGCGCGGGCGGCAACAAACTCCGCAAGCTGGAATACCACCTCGGCGCCGCCCGGGAAGCCGGCGCGGACACCGTGATCACGTTCGGCGCCCTCCAGACCAACCACGGCCGCCAGACCGCCGCCGCGTGCGCGAAGCTCGGCCTGCGCTGCGAACTCGTCCTCACCGCCAAGGTCCCGCGCGACGGCGACGCGTACGAGCGTTCCGGCAACATCCCGCTGGACAAGCTCTTCGGCGCGACCGTCCACGTCTGCACCGACGGCGAGGAGACCGGCCGCACCTACGACCGCCTGGTCGCCGAAGCCGCGCAGGACGGCCGGAAGGTCGCGACGATCCCCGTCGGCGGCTCGAACGACCTGGGCGCCCTCGGATACGTCCGCGCCACGCACGAACTCGCGACGCAGCTGGCGGAACGCGGCATCGAGCGGGCTCACCTCGTCGTCCCGCACGCCAGCGGCGGCACGGCGGCCGGGGTCGCACTGGCCGCCGGGCTCCTCAAGAACCTCGGCGTCGGCATCGCCTGCGTCAGCCACCCGCTCGACGAGGCCACGGAGAACCTGCGCGAACTCACCTCCGGCGCGGCGAAGCTGCTCGGCGTCGAACCGCCGTCACTGGACCACGTCCGGCTGGGCGACTCGACGCTCGGCCCCGGCTACGGCATCCCGACCGACGCGGTCTGGAACGCGCTACGCCTCTTCGGGCGCACCGAGGGCGTCGTGCTCGACCCGGTCTACACCGGCAAGGTGGCCGCCGCGCTGATCGAATGGGCGGGCCACTTCGCCCCGGACGACCACGTGGTGTTCCTGCACACCGGCGGCATGCCCGGCCTGTACGGCTACGCGCCCGAACTGGCGGTGGCCGTCGAAGGCTGATTCCAGCCGGGTCGCCAGCCACAGCAGCGTGCACAGCAGCACGACGTCGGCGAGCAGCAGCAGCCGTTG
This window of the Amycolatopsis balhimycina FH 1894 genome carries:
- a CDS encoding amidase; the encoded protein is MTATSLDFTGLAAQAAQLAAGEITSAELTAASLGRAHASQPTLNAFRHLRDDEARAEAAEADRRLNAGERAPLLGVPVAIKDDVDLTGLPTSFGCVGEFPCATSDAPAVALLREAGAVIIGKTNTPELGQWPFTEGPAFGVTRNPWHPGHTPGGSSGGSAAAVASGAIAAALGSDGAGSVRIPAAWTGLVGIKTQRGRIPTGGELFHGLTVLGPLARTVEDAALLLDVAAATGHTFRTAATREPGRLRIGLSTRIPFTATKTRLDPVVEASVRRLAESLAGLGHEIVEAEPDYGLIGLTFLPRSLTGVRDWTLRVPDRTGLDPRTRSNAGHGRLLAGPALRLARALEPGLHRRIGSVFGRVDVLLTPTTATPPPPIGTFDGLSGWETDQAMIAACPYAWPWNVLGWPGVNVPAGLTAEGLPLGAQLLGPSHAEERLISLAAQLEEVERWPERHPATRW
- a CDS encoding dihydrofolate reductase family protein, whose product is MATVHAGMSMSLDGFVADRDGGTARLSGPAASNGSEWMTDLIRETGAVVLGRRSFAMAEDPDWYVGNYEFQVPIFVVTHTPPAVPPKQDENLTFTFVTDGVASAVEQARAAAGERAVKVIGASVVRQTVRARLADELHVQIAPVLLGAGLPLFGDPGLDGVTLRRVGVREVGPHTELRFKVL
- a CDS encoding D-cysteine desulfhydrase family protein, which translates into the protein MTFEFAGFPDAALAAIPRVDLGGWPTPLDAAPRLGEALGLTNLWLKRDDVHPLGAGGNKLRKLEYHLGAAREAGADTVITFGALQTNHGRQTAAACAKLGLRCELVLTAKVPRDGDAYERSGNIPLDKLFGATVHVCTDGEETGRTYDRLVAEAAQDGRKVATIPVGGSNDLGALGYVRATHELATQLAERGIERAHLVVPHASGGTAAGVALAAGLLKNLGVGIACVSHPLDEATENLRELTSGAAKLLGVEPPSLDHVRLGDSTLGPGYGIPTDAVWNALRLFGRTEGVVLDPVYTGKVAAALIEWAGHFAPDDHVVFLHTGGMPGLYGYAPELAVAVEG